A single genomic interval of Penaeus vannamei isolate JL-2024 chromosome 21, ASM4276789v1, whole genome shotgun sequence harbors:
- the LOC113811505 gene encoding uncharacterized protein → MKVFVLLALVGAACALPLDAPQPVEDTAEVAQAKADFQAAYDAAAAAAAAGAVPEVVVPEGAPAAVDDTAEVAAAKAAFQAEFERAAAAAEAAPDFDLDGALSTYSGQLSTINGRLSPFFTNTYPYGAFGLHAPVLAGAPVVAGAPVVSGAPLAYSGFHGLHGAPLAYSGLHGFPAAYGFPGVVGSPFVQVVKAE, encoded by the coding sequence GTGCTCCTGGCTCTGGTAGGCGCCGCGTGCGCATTGCCCCTGGACGCCCCGCAGCCCGTCGAGGACACGGCCGAGGTGGCGCAGGCGAAGGCCGACTTCCAGGCGGCCTAcgacgccgccgccgctgccgccgccgccggcgCCGTCCCCGAGGTGGTGGTGCCCGAGGGCGCCCCGGCAGCCGTCGACGACACCGCGGAGGTCGCCGCCGCCAAGGCCGCCTTCCAGGCCGAGTTCgagcgcgccgccgccgccgccgaggccGCCCCCGACTTCGACCTGGACGGCGCCCTCTCCACCTACAGCGGACAGCTCTCCACCATCAACGGCAGGCTGTCGCCCTTCTTCACCAACACCTACCCCTACGGAGCCTTCGGCCTCCACGCCCCCGTGCTCGCTGGCGCCCCTGTCGTCGCTGGCGCCCCCGTGGTGTCCGGCGCCCCCCTCGCCTACAGCGGCTTCCACGGTCTCCACGGCGCCCCCCTCGCCTACAGCGGCCTCCACGGCTTCCCCGCCGCCTACGGCTTCCCCGGCGTCGTCGGGTCCCCCTTCGTGCAGGTCGTCAAGGCCGAGTAG
- the LOC138865534 gene encoding uncharacterized protein produces MTMTMSFDDDDYDDGCDDDGESMMTMTMSFDDDDYDDGCDDDGESMMTMTMSFDDYDDEVLMTMTVRTPRRPPCQRPHRLCTKRVTGAAGDVAPYIYEWDVVSLCVFASSHIPEGNMKLVAILALVGAVCAVPVKDTAEVAKAKSEFQAAFDRAAAAAEAAPDFDLDGAISTYSGYLSTINGKLSPFFTNTFPYGAFGVHAPIVASAPVVPGAPLTYTGIPGAPLTYSGIPGAPLAYSGLHGFPGVYGFPSVLGSPFVKVVKAE; encoded by the exons ATGACTATGACGATGAGTTTtgatgacgatgactatgacGATGGCTGTGACGATGACGGTGAGAGTATGATGACTATGACGATGAGTTTtgatgacgatgactatgacGATGGCTGTGACGATGACGGTGAGAGTATGATGACTATGACGATGAGttttgatgattatgacgatgaggttttgatgacgatgacggtgagA ACCCCTCGGCGGCCACCTTGCCAGCGCCCTCACCGGCTATGCACTAAAAGGGTAACTGGTGCCGCAGGGGATGTCGCCCCGTATATATACGAGTGGGACGTCGTCAGCCTCTGTGTCTTCGCTAGCTCGCACATCCCTGAAGGAAACATGAAGCTCGTG GCAATCTTGGCTCTGGTAGGCGCCGTGTGCGCAGTGCCCGTCAAGGATACGGCGGAGGTGGCGAAGGCCAAGTCCGAGTTCCAGGCCGCCTTCGACcgtgccgccgctgccgccgagGCCGCCCCCGACTTCGACCTGGACGGCGCCATCTCCACCTACAGTGGCTACCTCTCCACCATCAACGGAAagctctcccccttcttcaccaaCACCTTCCCCTACGGAGCCTTCGGCGTCCACGCCCCTATCGTCGCTAGCGCCCCCGTGGTGCCCGGCGCCCCTCTCACCTACACCGGCATCCCCGGTGCTCCTCTCACCTACAGCGGCATCCCCGGCGCCCCCCTCGCCTACAGCGGCCTCCATGGCTTCCCCGGCGTCTACGGCTTCCCCAGCGTGCTCGGGTCCCCCTTCGTGAAGGTCGTCAAGGCCGAGTAG
- the LOC138865462 gene encoding uncharacterized protein: protein MSCEVLLRAGVGPSGGVPPAAEKGELVSGDGGRGGISTRPGGEAMCTYNSSHSSISNMKFLVLLALVGAACALPLDAPQPVEDTAEVAQAKADFQAAYNAAAAAAAAGAVPEVVVPEGAPAPVDDTAEVAAAKADFEAEFKRAAAAAEAAPDFDLDGAISTYSGQLSTINGRLSPFFTNTYPYGAFGLHAPVLAGAPVVAGAPVVSGAPLAYSGFHGLHGAPLAYSGLHGFPAAYGFPGVVGSPFVQVVKAE from the exons ATGAGTTGCGAGGTTTTGCTCCGCGCGGGCGTCGGGCCGAGCGGAGGCGTCCCTCCGGCAGCAGAAAAAGGCGAACTGGTGTCGGGCGACGGCGGCCGCGGAGGTATAAGTACTCGGCCGGGAGGAGAGGCGATGTGTACGTACAATAGCTCACACAGCTCAATCAGCAACATGAAGTTCCTC GTGCTCCTGGCTCTGGTAGGCGCCGCGTGCGCATTGCCCCTGGACGCCCCGCAGCCCGTCGAGGACACGGCCGAGGTGGCGCAGGCGAAGGCCGACTTCCAGGCGGCCTAcaacgccgccgccgctgccgccgccgccggcgCCGTCCCCGAGGTGGTGGTGCCCGAGGGCGCCCCGGCGCCCGTCGACGACACCGCGGAGGTCGCCGCCGCCAAGGCCGATTTCGAGGCCGAGTTCaagcgcgccgccgccgccgccgaggccGCCCCCGACTTCGACCTGGACGGCGCCATCTCCACCTACAGCGGACAGCTCTCCACCATCAACGGCAGGCTGTCGCCCTTCTTCACCAACACCTACCCCTACGGAGCCTTCGGCCTCCACGCCCCCGTGCTCGCTGGCGCCCCTGTCGTCGCTGGCGCCCCCGTGGTGTCCGGCGCCCCCCTCGCCTACAGCGGCTTCCACGGTCTCCACGGCGCCCCCCTCGCCTACAGCGGCCTCCACGGCTTCCCCGCCGCCTACGGCTTCCCCGGCGTCGTCGGGTCCCCCTTCGTGCAGGTCGTCAAGGCCGAGTAG